The Ananas comosus cultivar F153 linkage group 6, ASM154086v1, whole genome shotgun sequence genome segment ACTGTGAAACACACATTGTGGTGTGCAAATGAACTGGGTAACATCTGCCCACAATAAGCTTGATGCTCAGCCTTTTAGCTTGCGATGGCCTCTCTGTTCTTCTCGCTGCAGAATGCGAAGATGTGCCGTCAACACTTGCAGTGGCATTCTTGCTCGACCGGCTTGACGACTGAGCTCTGGTGGAAACCATTTTTTCAGCTGCATTTTATTCAGCACAAGTCGGCACATTACTTCATTCTAaaagtaatttaaaaaaaattaattatgttcATCCTATGAATGCACAATACATACAGTTTGACACTATTATGACATAATAAAACAATCTTATcttaatacaatttttatttcgTTGAATGTGAACATATAAATGCTGTGGATAAATGCTATGGATAATAGAGCATCTATTAAGTGCAAAAATAACATATACAACTGTTAAGAGTGTTCACAACCATAAACAtcttaagagtgttctattaccCTTTACAACtattctattatggcataaaagtaTTCTAAATCCTAAAAGAGTGTTCACAACCATAAACCTATTAAGAGTGTtatattaacctttacaactgttctattatggcatcaAAGTGTTCACAATCCTGCCAGCTGATAGgagtgttctattatgccctagGAATGTTATATTATACCATAAGAAGGTACGATTACAACTCATATATGTTCGGAAGCATAAAAAAGGAAcatttctaaaccctaaaccctaatccctCATTCCTATCACCTGGATTGTGAACACTCCTATCAACTGGCCTAATAGAACATTCTAAACCACAAACTTGCATAATAGAATTCACATACACTATTATGACATAATAGAACAATCTTATCTTAATACaatttttgtttggttgaatgCGAACATATAAATGCTGTGGATAAATGCTGTGGATAATAGAGCATCTATTAAGtattctaaaagtattctaaatcCTAAAAGAGTATTCACAACCATAAacctattaagagtgttctattaacctttacaactactctattatggcataaaagtgttCACAATCCTGGCAGCTGATAGGAGTGTTCTATTATTCTCtaaaattattctattatgccataAGAGGGTACGATTGCAACTCATACATATTCGGAAGCATAAAAATGATAAGATtgttctattaagctctaaGAGAGTTCTAAGTCGAAATCCTAAAAAAGTGTTCACAACCATAAacctattaagagtgttctattaacctttacaactgttctattatggcatacaAGTGTTCAAAATCCTGCCAGCTGATAGGAGTGTTCCATTATGCCCTAAAAAAGTTCTATTATGCCATAAGAGGGTACGATTGCAACTCATACATGTTCGGAAgcataaaaatgataaaactattatattaaactttaagtgtgttctactatgacaaaagagcttattaagagtgttctattaacccTTACAaatgttctattatggcataaaagtgttCACAATCCTGCCAGCTGATAGgagtgttctattatgccctaaaaatattctattatgCCATAAGAGGGTACGATTGCAACTCATACATGTTCGGAAGCATAAAAATGGAACAttctaaaccttaaaccctaataGAACATTCCTATCAGCTGGATTGGGAAAACTCCTATCAGCTAGCATAATAgaacattttaaaccacaagctTGCATAATAGAATTCACAATCAATGGATTGTGAACACTCCTATCAGCTAGCATAATAGGacattctaaaccctaaaccttaatcctaatcataaatcttttatttttaaaaatgcaacatcaaatataatatacCGGCAAATATACCACGAGTgtcctaaaataaaattaatcagCTACTCAGTGACGAAATCTGGAGCACGTAAAGACAAACCGCAGCTGCAACCCTAAACGctcaaaatatagattttatattaaattcaaaatataaaataaaagattatagaaCTTCAAAAAATCTCCTGTTTGAGTTGAATCCTCTGTTTCGGTTGTGGCCGAATTAGCTCCGAAATCGTTCCCAATTTCGGACGCCTACCAGTGAAGGAATGTGTGACAGGTACTGGGATGGATAGGGGAGCAGTTGAGAGGCGATCTCCTACCAATGGAGAGAGGCGAGGCCGAGAGACACCTTCGAGACGGCTTGGGACAGGAGCTTCTACCGAGGAAGACAATGTTGCGTACGAGCGCTGCCGAACTTCTGCCCGATGGAGTGCcctgcgagcgagagagagagagagagaagagcgtgaaagcaaaagagaggcgagggagcgagagagagcgagaaacaGAGATTAGCGAGAAGGAGAAGGTGGTgtgcgggagagagagagagagagagagagagagagagagagaagtgtaaAGTGTAATAGTAGGGTTTAGTtttaggaagaaaaaaaaaaggggagtgaAGTTAGCTGCTACAAATTCCCTAATGTTCATTTCATATTTGGAATAAGCCATTTgaagaaaaaatttataaataggCAGAATAATTTgctttaaaatttgttattacTTTATTTGTTGCATAACCAAACATGCCAAGTTGGAACTtacttgtttttatttatttagcacaAATGGGTAATAAACGGGCAGAGGTGAAATAAACAAACTCACCTACAACAAATATCACAAAATAATGTAACAGCAAAACAGATGCATACAACAAAAATTGGAATGAATGCTCAATGAACAAAAAGCTGCTTAAAGAACCAAAATACACAAAATAAGATTTCATTACTTCCATATAATGTTTGTTGTAACATTTAcatgaattattatatatatttgcacaTCCTCATCATGAGCTCATCAGAAGCTCTCCTACATGGAAAATCTAATGGCATCTAATAACCATGTCGTGacatttaaaccaaaaaaaaataatcataaatataaataaaaagccTGATGGTCTACAAATActatataaaaggaaaaaacgAAGAGAacgaaaaagaaacaaagaaacccAACAAATAATGAGGGCCATCTCATTTTATATACCCCAAATATACACAGAAAACGATATCTTAGGATTCTTGAGAGGTGCCTTGTCGATTATCTTGGCAGAGGTCGGACTGCGAATTGCTCGAAGCCATGGTCAGAGGCGACCATTGTTCGGGAACCACGAGAAAGTATGCAGACATTGCTTTCCTGAAGCGCTTTTTGTACTGCTTTGGGGAAATTACGGTGGGCGAAGCATTTTTGGGTCCGCCGAGGATACCTGCAGCTTTTACCCATGTCTCCAAGTGCTTGTCCCATGTATACTGCCTCATAAAATCGATTATTCCGAGGACAAGTTCGTGCTTCTCCTCATCGACACCCACCAGTAAAGAATAATCCATTACATCGATCGACTGCgacaatattaaattaaaaagaggaagataaaaggaataaaatgaACAGAAAATCCCTTCAttaagtgaaaatttttttaaaaaaaacttctcaTTGAAGGGTCCAAAACAAATGGTACGACTCAATGTAGGCTTTTGAGTTTTGAGACAGAATTTTAGTTCATTACAGAGAACCTCCAGCTTCCTAACATCATCagtttttcatttcttttagaagtaaaaaattattggcTACTCTAAAATTAATTTCTCGTTCTGCACAAATGGCTAAAACTGTTTCATACCTTTATTTGCAAGCAGAATCTGCACTGCAAAAATGCGAGTGGGAAGTTATCTAGAATTTAATCATCTTTCTGTGCTGATATGCAACTAGGAGCTTCACCAAGATAAGATATCACATGTATCCCGTAAAAAATCATGATCCTAACAATCATTGACAGGTTTATCAATTCTTTTACAAAacatgacattaaaatttattaatgttTTGTCAAGATCTTTATCTATAACTTTTGTGTCCTTAAGCAATCTTCAAATGTAATAGGTGGGGCCAAGTCTTTCGTAAACTATGAATATAGCgatgttaaaaatattattgtaaaCAAGTAAAAATATCCAAGAATTAATACTTAGGTAAATAGCATGGAAAAAACTGGCACCAATTTTTCTACTCACCGCTAGAAAAGCAGTATCATTCCAAACAGCTCTTTCGAGGAGCCGTTTTGCTTTGTTGCCAACAAAAATCGGAGAAGTTGGCATTGCCTCGATCAAGTTCTGATCAAGAAGAACTTTGTTGTTACCACTGGAATCAGGATTGTACCGTGATCTCGAGGATCCTTTAAGGTCATAAAGTCTTGTCACATTCCGCCCAAATAAGAGGTTTTCCATAACTAGAACGTCCATTCTTGATTCTTTTCCACCCTTAAGGTGTTTAGTTGTAACCTGCACCACAAAATTCAGCAAGTAACCAAAAGGTCCAAGAAACACATGGAGTTGCTACTAATTAAACccataaaataacaaaaaaatgcTCAACAAATATAATACCTGGTAGATCCCCAAAATCTTTGCCAAGCACGTTGGGCTTCCTGTGCTTATCGACTCTGACaaatacttaaaatactctGGTGCAAACTTGATAAACGATTCGAGTTCTGTCTTAGTGACCTGCTTTATAACAAATCTGTCATCCAACGATTTCGCAAAGAAAACGTTACTCTTTCCACCCTGCGCTCCCCACTTTTTACATCGACTAAGAGACCTTACAAAATCAAGCTCGGATGGGCAGCAAGTCTTCCTCAGAGCCTCAAAGCATTTTGCATAATAGCAGGTCACGGTATATTTCGCCTTTCCAAGTGGCCCATCTTCTTGAAAAGAAACCCTAACATGCAGCGCTTTCATAGATGTAAGGGGTTCCAACGTGATGGAACTTTTGCTTCCAGAAAAAGATGAAATGCTGTCATCATTCGAACCCAAACTCCTAAAGCTTTCTAAAGAAATATCATCAAGTAACTGAAAAGAGTGAAAACCCGAATCATAAGTTGGTAATGGAAGTGGCAAATCCATccaatcttttttcttctccccCTCATCAGACAAATGAGAATGATAATCAGGAGAAACGAGCACATAAGATATGATGCTGGTTGGTTCATCATCAAAAATTGGGATGACAGTATCATTTACTCCAATAGGAAGGAAAAATCTCGCCCCACATTGGCCTGCTAACTCCCGGAACAAAGAAACATAGACAGGACTGTACTCACTCAGGGCATCAAATCTTAAGGCACTTCCTGAATTTTTGTTCAGAGACTTATAAAACAATGAAAATGGCATTTTCATCCAGCTCGACAAGTCCTCCACACTGTCTCCTAGCCTTGCAGGCAATGCACATGCAAAGGGGGGGATCTGAATTACTCGATTTTCCTCCATATTCTCTGATTCTACAGAAACTAACGACTTTGAAGGGCCATTTTCACCTCTCCACTTAGCATCCAATGTATCTGAAAGGTCTATTGCAATTGGGAACTGCCCATCAGAGAGAACTCTTCGAACACCGCCACCAGATTCCTGAGTACCAAGCTGATTATTTACACTAGAACTCTTAACCTGACGCATATTCGAGTTTTTTCCATCAGTAACAACATTTTCCGACTCTTTCTTTGGCAGATTTATGTTATGCTGGTTAGGATGGTTTACTGCCTCTTTACCTTCTTCAGATGAATTTAGGATTCCATTAAGTAAATCATCAGCCTTTGAATCTGACCTGATGGAGATATTCAAATTCACTACCTTCTCAGTGGATCCAAGCTTCTCATTGTTTTTGGAAGGGAAAGCACTAAGCACTTCGAAAGAGCTACCATATGAAGAGGCAGCAATAATTAATCGCTGATCCCATACATATGACAGGGCGAGTAACTGCCTTCTTACTTTGTTAACCTCAAGAATATCGATGGAAGGTTGTCCCTTTTTTGTCTCCCTTTTCCTTAATTTTTGTAATGATTCCTGAAAATTGTTACACATTTCACTCAGTATGGTTACTGCAAAAGTTATTACTAAAAACAGGGGCAAATAACACCATTGGTTGCAAGTATCACAGAATTTCACTTATATCACAGAACTCCAATTTGCTGCAATTGATGTGATTTTGCATTCTGTTTTATTTGGGTCCCCTGTCAACTTCTCGTTAATTTAGCAAATGGAGGGCTGACGAATGTAACTGATTCACGATAGGCTCGAGATAACATGGCATTCGTGTCTCCTTTAGTATGAAACTAAACAGAGCTCAACAGGAGCCGGTTGAAACGGAAGTAAATTTCAGTGCATCAATTGCAAGAAAGTGAAGTTCATTGACCAACATACAAGTTCATGATATCTAAAGTGAACAATGGTGTAATTTACCAGAAAACATAGGATAAAAAGTATACCTCAAACTCTGCCTTCTCCACTTGCAGCATTTCTTCTAGTTCAACAATGTTTTTTCTTGATTCCAGGATTTTCACATTGCCATCAAGAGACCCAGTACTTGGCCCTTTCTCCTTAAGTTTTGCAAGTACAGTAAGAACCTCATTGAAGAGAAGTTCAGTGGAATTTGCAACCTGCAGTATTGAATCAATATGAAAAGAAGATCTAGCAAGGAACTTAAACATCTATGTAGGAAGGGATGCTTGAATATTTGAGAGACCtcatttgcttctttttctACCCACTCTTGATGCCGATAATTAAAATCAAGTTTTGGCGGTGGCAAATAAACAGAATGAACATTGATAGAGGCATATCGGAAGCAAGCAACCATCCTTCCAAACCTACCCCAAAAAGAAGTAAAAGTCAGCAAAACAAACAGAAGCTAACTACTGGCTAAATGGTAGTTTAGTGCTTGTTTGGTCTGGTTGGAGTTTCAGTAGAACTGTTGTTCGATTAGAGTTGTTTGAAGAAGTGTTATCAGTTTTTCACTAAAAGCTACTCAACAACTTCTCCGAGCAATAGAAGTTAGAGGTGGTACTTCCAAGGCCAAAATAGCTTCCCAGCAGAACTCCAAATTTGCTTGTTAGCCAAAGATCTGATTTCCGGAAGCTtctattttctataaaaaaaaaatgttcaagACAGACCAAACAGGCACTTTAGAGAAGTGCAGTAAGCGAGAAATACCCGTAAAAGCGGAGGCAGTCCCTGTGAAGAGAATGACCACAACTAGCTACTCTACTAGCAGCAGCATGATTCGAAAAGCTGAGCTCTAGAAATTTACCAAAAGACAAACCCCATGCAGCATCAGACATCACAACTCTTCTAGTCGCCGGAGGGAATCCATTAACCCTAGGACATTTTAAGCACCTGTGCCACATCCATATTTTGCCATCTCTTTCTCCAGGCAAAGGAGAATCTGGAAGCCTCCTAACTGATATTGTAAGACTGCCTTGGCGATGAGTATAACAGTGAACATGAGCTTCTGATGGCATGTCACAGGAACGACATCTATAACTCTACAAAAACGAACAGTTATAAGTAATTATTtccctaaaaattataattttaatgcaGATCCCTATcacatttcataattttatatatgccattcaaataatttttcctgCATATATACACTCATACACTTCGAAAATATCATCCAACACAATACCAGCTTTCCCCATGAGTTGGATGAATCCCCAACTTACGTAAGGGTATGTTTGTATGAATTTGCATTTTTAGGGGTATGTGTGTGTTAAGGCCACCAAGTTGCAAATCACAAGTTCATGGTATATACAAATGCAGAACTTTGTAGAAGACTAACCTGGTCAAATAGATGGTCTCGCAGGAACCTCCCTAAAGGTTTATCAAAGCTACCATAATACTTGATTCGAAAGAGATGTGCATGCTCACACACTGTCCCTTTCCACGCACAACGGGAAGACAAGGAAACCAAAATGCTTGGATGGTCAGAAGGAGAAGGGGGTACATCCTCCTTGGAAAATGCTTCCACATCCCTTGCGCCATTATCTTGTGGTGAAGTCTTCAAATCAGATGGCGGTGGATCTTTTGACTTGGTATCCACTCCAAAATTATGAGCCAATTCATCATCTTCGTTCATGGAATCAAAGCTCTCCAAACACTTAGATGGCAATCGGTCATCAACTCTACATTCAGCAGGAAGTTCCCCAACAACATTCACTCGACTCTGCTCTTTCTTAGTACATGACTGTGTATAGCCAGATGAGTTAAATAGAGAAGGTAAAGAAACCTTGTCTTGTTGAAAGATAACACAATCATTTTCAGTTGAGTCACCAGGCAGTATATTAGGATCGGTCACACTTGGTTGTTGCACCGAATTAGATTGCAGTGTTCCACTAGAAGGCATCGTGAAACCAGGTATCACTGATATGGATTTGTCAGCTTTAGGTGGTTTTTCAGGCAGCGCTACATTTATAGGTGCCTTCAAGGGAAGTTCAGGGAGAGTTGCACCTTCATCCGCCAGAAAAGATGTTTCCAGAGCTAGGTGATAGGCCGCAAACACTCCATATTGTACAACATGTTTAACTTTTTTCAGCTCATCACCACTAGCACCTTTAAGCAAAATCTGTGAAAGATTGTCAATTACTTAGATATATTTCCTGTATTAGTAAATTACTGGAAaccagaaagaaaaaataagcaTCATGTTTATGGGGGCATTCACGTGTATCCATGCAGCATCATCTACTCACACATATAGCCCTGCAAAAACTCAATTGTTGTACTTATTCCTAGAAACTACAGTACTTATTCCTAGAAACTACAGTATTTTTCAGAAATTATCTTAAATTGGGTAGTCATCCAAAAGGGGGAAGTTGTTATCTTGAAGAGGGACTTTTTTTCGAAGAACAAGGTTACATAATAATAGTTACACTTTTGAAGgtcatatatgaaaattcagattttgcaggagCATACATGACAAGATAAATTGGAGGCATATATAGCTTAAGATATCTCTATTTTAATCCTTAGGGGATT includes the following:
- the LOC109711854 gene encoding 1-phosphatidylinositol-3-phosphate 5-kinase FAB1B isoform X2, with translation METPDKRFSDFVGVVKSWIPRKSELANASRDFWMPDNSCRVCYDCDSQFTVFNRRHHCRHCGRVFCAKCSSNSIPRVLDDQKSTRDEGERVRVCNFCFKQWEEDMAAATAVSGARPSSPVLSPSLSTTSIASSKSSCTGNSSTTITAGSASCSAGAYQHTQTCSVASPLQCDRMETCSDKQDMLMPGRNADSTVDMGDGSNHFGYCLNSDDEDDYSACRCDSEPQNCQTCDDYYGPVEYDDYQLNKDHQNEGTNDAKDACTIHDRTDLNASLGVDRIREHSHENGDECNASSSIYSMQGADVEPVDFENNKLIWLPPEPEDEEDERETILFDDDDEDATGEWGYLRSSNSFRSGEYRSRDRSAEEHKKAMKNIVDGHFRALVAQLLQAENLPMGQEDGKESWLDIITSLSWEAASLLKPDTSKGGGMDPALYVKVKCLACGRPSESFVVKGVVCKKNVAHRRMTSKIVKPRLLILGGSLEYQRVSNLLSSFDTLLQQEMEYLVMAVAKIHAHQPNVLLVENTVSRFAQDLFLQKNISLVLNVKRPLLERISRCTGAQIVPSIDHLSSQKMGHCDLFHVEKFLEEHGSAGEGGNKLLKTLMFFEGCPKPLGCTILLKGASGDELKKVKHVVQYGVFAAYHLALETSFLADEGATLPELPLKAPINVALPEKPPKADKSISVIPGFTMPSSGTLQSNSVQQPSVTDPNILPGDSTENDCVIFQQDKVSLPSLFNSSGYTQSCTKKEQSRVNVVGELPAECRVDDRLPSKCLESFDSMNEDDELAHNFGVDTKSKDPPPSDLKTSPQDNGARDVEAFSKEDVPPSPSDHPSILVSLSSRCAWKGTVCEHAHLFRIKYYGSFDKPLGRFLRDHLFDQSYRCRSCDMPSEAHVHCYTHRQGSLTISVRRLPDSPLPGERDGKIWMWHRCLKCPRVNGFPPATRRVVMSDAAWGLSFGKFLELSFSNHAAASRVASCGHSLHRDCLRFYGFGRMVACFRYASINVHSVYLPPPKLDFNYRHQEWVEKEANEVANSTELLFNEVLTVLAKLKEKGPSTGSLDGNVKILESRKNIVELEEMLQVEKAEFEESLQKLRKRETKKGQPSIDILEVNKVRRQLLALSYVWDQRLIIAASSYGSSFEVLSAFPSKNNEKLGSTEKVVNLNISIRSDSKADDLLNGILNSSEEGKEAVNHPNQHNINLPKKESENVVTDGKNSNMRQVKSSSVNNQLGTQESGGGVRRVLSDGQFPIAIDLSDTLDAKWRGENGPSKSLVSVESENMEENRVIQIPPFACALPARLGDSVEDLSSWMKMPFSLFYKSLNKNSGSALRFDALSEYSPVYVSLFRELAGQCGARFFLPIGVNDTVIPIFDDEPTSIISYVLVSPDYHSHLSDEGEKKKDWMDLPLPLPTYDSGFHSFQLLDDISLESFRSLGSNDDSISSFSGSKSSITLEPLTSMKALHVRVSFQEDGPLGKAKYTVTCYYAKCFEALRKTCCPSELDFVRSLSRCKKWGAQGGKSNVFFAKSLDDRFVIKQVTKTELESFIKFAPEYFKYLSESISTGSPTCLAKILGIYQVTTKHLKGGKESRMDVLVMENLLFGRNVTRLYDLKGSSRSRYNPDSSGNNKVLLDQNLIEAMPTSPIFVGNKAKRLLERAVWNDTAFLASIDVMDYSLLVGVDEEKHELVLGIIDFMRQYTWDKHLETWVKAAGILGGPKNASPTVISPKQYKKRFRKAMSAYFLVVPEQWSPLTMASSNSQSDLCQDNRQGTSQES
- the LOC109711854 gene encoding 1-phosphatidylinositol-3-phosphate 5-kinase FAB1B isoform X1, whose translation is METPDKRFSDFVGVVKSWIPRKSELANASRDFWMPDNSCRVCYDCDSQFTVFNRRHHCRHCGRVFCAKCSSNSIPRVLDDQKSTRDEGERVRVCNFCFKQWEEDMAAATAVSGARPSSPVLSPSLSTTSIASSKSSCTGNSSTTITAGSASCSAGAYQHTQTCSVASPLQCDRMETCSDKQDMLMPGRNADSTVDMGDGSNHFGYCLNRSSDDEDDYSACRCDSEPQNCQTCDDYYGPVEYDDYQLNKDHQNEGTNDAKDACTIHDRTDLNASLGVDRIREHSHENGDECNASSSIYSMQGADVEPVDFENNKLIWLPPEPEDEEDERETILFDDDDEDATGEWGYLRSSNSFRSGEYRSRDRSAEEHKKAMKNIVDGHFRALVAQLLQAENLPMGQEDGKESWLDIITSLSWEAASLLKPDTSKGGGMDPALYVKVKCLACGRPSESFVVKGVVCKKNVAHRRMTSKIVKPRLLILGGSLEYQRVSNLLSSFDTLLQQEMEYLVMAVAKIHAHQPNVLLVENTVSRFAQDLFLQKNISLVLNVKRPLLERISRCTGAQIVPSIDHLSSQKMGHCDLFHVEKFLEEHGSAGEGGNKLLKTLMFFEGCPKPLGCTILLKGASGDELKKVKHVVQYGVFAAYHLALETSFLADEGATLPELPLKAPINVALPEKPPKADKSISVIPGFTMPSSGTLQSNSVQQPSVTDPNILPGDSTENDCVIFQQDKVSLPSLFNSSGYTQSCTKKEQSRVNVVGELPAECRVDDRLPSKCLESFDSMNEDDELAHNFGVDTKSKDPPPSDLKTSPQDNGARDVEAFSKEDVPPSPSDHPSILVSLSSRCAWKGTVCEHAHLFRIKYYGSFDKPLGRFLRDHLFDQSYRCRSCDMPSEAHVHCYTHRQGSLTISVRRLPDSPLPGERDGKIWMWHRCLKCPRVNGFPPATRRVVMSDAAWGLSFGKFLELSFSNHAAASRVASCGHSLHRDCLRFYGFGRMVACFRYASINVHSVYLPPPKLDFNYRHQEWVEKEANEVANSTELLFNEVLTVLAKLKEKGPSTGSLDGNVKILESRKNIVELEEMLQVEKAEFEESLQKLRKRETKKGQPSIDILEVNKVRRQLLALSYVWDQRLIIAASSYGSSFEVLSAFPSKNNEKLGSTEKVVNLNISIRSDSKADDLLNGILNSSEEGKEAVNHPNQHNINLPKKESENVVTDGKNSNMRQVKSSSVNNQLGTQESGGGVRRVLSDGQFPIAIDLSDTLDAKWRGENGPSKSLVSVESENMEENRVIQIPPFACALPARLGDSVEDLSSWMKMPFSLFYKSLNKNSGSALRFDALSEYSPVYVSLFRELAGQCGARFFLPIGVNDTVIPIFDDEPTSIISYVLVSPDYHSHLSDEGEKKKDWMDLPLPLPTYDSGFHSFQLLDDISLESFRSLGSNDDSISSFSGSKSSITLEPLTSMKALHVRVSFQEDGPLGKAKYTVTCYYAKCFEALRKTCCPSELDFVRSLSRCKKWGAQGGKSNVFFAKSLDDRFVIKQVTKTELESFIKFAPEYFKYLSESISTGSPTCLAKILGIYQVTTKHLKGGKESRMDVLVMENLLFGRNVTRLYDLKGSSRSRYNPDSSGNNKVLLDQNLIEAMPTSPIFVGNKAKRLLERAVWNDTAFLASIDVMDYSLLVGVDEEKHELVLGIIDFMRQYTWDKHLETWVKAAGILGGPKNASPTVISPKQYKKRFRKAMSAYFLVVPEQWSPLTMASSNSQSDLCQDNRQGTSQES